In one Mycobacterium heckeshornense genomic region, the following are encoded:
- the rsgA gene encoding ribosome small subunit-dependent GTPase A — MRPGDFDESDVKVRSGRGSRPRTKIRPEHADARQAMVVGVDRGRWRCVLDGDPGRRVTAMRARELGRTPIVVGDDVDVVGDLSGRPDTLARIVRRGPRRTVLRRTADDTDPTERVVVANADQLMIVVSLADPPPRTGLVDRALIAAYAGGLTPILCLTKTDLAPAEPFAQQFADLELTVVAAGRADPLDATVDLLAGKLTVLLGHSGVGKSTLVNRLVPEANRAVAEVTHVGKGRHTSTQSVALPLPGGGWVIDTPGIRSFGLAHIEPDDVLLAFSDLAETIRNCPRSCGHMGPPADPECALDSLTGPAARRVRAARRLLAILP; from the coding sequence TTGAGGCCAGGGGACTTCGACGAGTCCGACGTCAAGGTCCGCTCCGGACGGGGTTCGCGGCCGCGCACCAAAATCCGCCCCGAGCATGCCGACGCACGTCAGGCCATGGTCGTCGGCGTCGACCGCGGCCGCTGGCGATGTGTGCTCGACGGCGACCCCGGCCGTCGGGTCACCGCCATGCGGGCCCGGGAATTGGGCCGCACCCCGATCGTGGTGGGCGACGACGTCGACGTGGTCGGCGATCTGTCCGGACGCCCGGACACCTTGGCACGCATCGTTCGCCGCGGGCCGCGCCGAACGGTGTTGCGGCGCACCGCCGATGACACCGATCCGACCGAGCGGGTGGTCGTCGCCAACGCTGACCAGTTAATGATCGTGGTGTCGCTGGCTGACCCGCCGCCGCGAACCGGGCTGGTTGACCGGGCTCTCATCGCCGCCTACGCCGGCGGGCTCACGCCGATCCTGTGCCTGACCAAGACCGACCTCGCGCCCGCCGAGCCGTTCGCCCAACAATTCGCCGACCTCGAGCTGACCGTGGTCGCCGCTGGCCGTGCCGATCCGCTGGATGCGACGGTGGATCTGCTCGCCGGAAAGCTCACCGTGCTGCTCGGCCACTCCGGGGTCGGCAAGTCGACTCTCGTCAATCGCCTTGTGCCAGAAGCGAATCGGGCTGTCGCCGAGGTGACTCACGTCGGCAAGGGTCGGCACACCTCGACACAGTCGGTGGCGCTGCCGTTACCCGGCGGCGGCTGGGTGATCGACACGCCGGGAATCCGCTCGTTCGGCCTGGCCCACATCGAGCCCGACGATGTGCTGCTGGCGTTTTCCGACCTGGCCGAGACGATCCGAAACTGTCCGCGCAGCTGTGGGCACATGGGCCCGCCCGCTGACCCGGAATGCGCGCTGGACTCTCTGACCGGACCGGCCGCGCGGCGTGTCCGCGCCGCGCGGCGGCTGCTGGCTATCCTGCCCTGA
- a CDS encoding SOS response-associated peptidase, translating to MCGRFAVTTDPAKLAEKIKAIDEATGSPDRRAAPNYNVAPTTAIATVVRRHDEPDDEPTRRVRLMRWGLIPPWVKAGPDGAPDSKGPLLINARADKVTTSPAFRAAAKSRRCLVPMDGFYEWHVSRDSGKRARKTPYYVYREDGEPLFMAGLWSVWKPEKDGAPLLTCAIITTEAVGELAEIHDRMPLVVPERDWDHWLDPDTPPDPQLLARPPDVRGIRMRRVSTLVNNVANNGPELIEPVEAQPEQATLL from the coding sequence ATGTGCGGACGATTCGCGGTGACGACCGACCCGGCAAAGCTTGCTGAGAAGATCAAGGCGATCGACGAGGCCACCGGGTCTCCGGACCGCCGCGCCGCACCGAACTACAACGTGGCGCCGACCACGGCGATCGCGACCGTGGTGCGTCGTCACGACGAACCCGACGACGAACCCACGCGGCGGGTGCGCCTGATGCGGTGGGGGCTGATCCCGCCCTGGGTCAAGGCGGGGCCCGACGGCGCGCCCGACTCCAAGGGTCCGCTGCTGATCAACGCCCGTGCCGACAAGGTCACCACCTCGCCGGCGTTTCGCGCCGCCGCGAAATCCAGGCGATGCCTCGTCCCCATGGACGGCTTTTACGAATGGCACGTGAGCCGCGACTCGGGCAAAAGGGCCCGCAAAACGCCGTATTACGTCTATCGCGAAGACGGGGAGCCGTTGTTCATGGCCGGCCTGTGGTCGGTGTGGAAGCCGGAAAAGGACGGGGCACCGCTGCTAACCTGCGCGATCATCACCACCGAGGCGGTCGGCGAGCTCGCCGAGATCCATGACCGCATGCCGCTGGTGGTACCCGAACGCGACTGGGACCACTGGCTTGATCCGGACACCCCGCCGGACCCGCAGCTGTTGGCGCGTCCGCCGGACGTGCGGGGTATCCGGATGCGCCGGGTATCGACGTTGGTCAACAACGTCGCCAACAACGGACCTGAGCTGATCGAGCCGGTCGAGGCGCAGCCCGAGCAGGCCACCCTGCTGTGA
- a CDS encoding SDR family oxidoreductase has translation MSLSGKTMFISGASRGIGLAIAKRVARDGANIALIAKTAEPHPKLPGTIYTAAKEIEDAGGNALPIVGDIRDGDAVASAVAQTVEQFGGIDICVNNASAINLGSITEVPLKRFDLMNGIQVRGTYAVSQACIPHMRGRQNPHILTLSPPILLEPKWLKPTPYMMAKFGMTLCALGIAQELRDDGIASNTLWPRTLVATAAVRNLLGGEAAMARARKPEVYADAAYVILNKPAAEFTGNTLLCEDVLVDSGVTDLSVYDCTPGGELGVDLWVESPNPPGYRAP, from the coding sequence ATGTCTCTCTCCGGCAAGACCATGTTCATCTCCGGCGCCAGCCGCGGAATTGGCCTGGCCATCGCCAAGCGGGTCGCGCGCGACGGCGCCAACATCGCGCTGATAGCCAAGACGGCTGAGCCGCACCCCAAGCTACCGGGCACCATCTACACCGCAGCCAAAGAGATCGAGGACGCCGGCGGCAACGCGCTGCCGATCGTCGGCGACATCCGCGACGGCGACGCGGTGGCCTCGGCGGTGGCGCAGACCGTTGAGCAGTTCGGCGGCATCGACATCTGCGTCAACAACGCCTCGGCCATCAACCTGGGGTCCATCACCGAGGTGCCGCTGAAGCGCTTCGACTTGATGAACGGCATCCAGGTGCGCGGCACCTACGCGGTATCGCAAGCCTGTATCCCGCACATGCGGGGCCGGCAGAACCCGCACATCTTGACGCTGTCGCCGCCGATCCTGCTCGAGCCGAAATGGCTCAAGCCAACGCCGTACATGATGGCCAAGTTCGGGATGACGCTGTGCGCGCTGGGCATCGCCCAGGAGCTGCGCGACGACGGCATCGCCTCCAACACGCTGTGGCCGCGCACGCTGGTGGCCACCGCCGCGGTGCGCAACCTGCTCGGCGGTGAGGCGGCGATGGCGCGAGCGCGCAAACCAGAGGTCTACGCCGACGCTGCCTATGTCATCCTCAACAAACCCGCCGCCGAGTTCACCGGCAACACGCTGCTGTGCGAGGACGTCTTGGTCGACTCCGGGGTGACCGACCTGTCGGTGTATGACTGCACACCGGGCGGCGAGCTCGGGGTCGACCTGTGGGTGGAAAGCCCCAACCCGCCCGGATACCGCGCGCCGTAA
- the aroA gene encoding 3-phosphoshikimate 1-carboxyvinyltransferase: protein MTTQLWTAPCPPRPVYATVTVPGSKSQTNRALVLSALAAATGQGASTIRGALRSRDTDLMIGALTALGLHIEGPGDTLTVGGRLSPVPNARIDCGLAGTVLRFVPPLAALTDATVTFDGDEQARARPIAPLLDALRGLGVGVEGTGLPFRVRGTGSVTGGAVSIDASASSQFVSGLLLCAPAFTAGLTVRHTGPTLPSAPHIAMTVAMLRQAGVDVDDAAPNRWQVRPGRVEALRWDIEPDLSNAFAFLAAAVVTGGTVRISGWPAASIQPADIILDVLRHVNAIATQTASYLEVRGPRVYGGFDVDLADVGELTPAVAVLAALAAPGSVSRLSGIAHLRGHETDRLAALSTEINRLGGNCRQTPHGLVITATPLRPGIWRSYADHRMATAGAIVGLRVAGVEVDDIATTAKTLPDFPRLWADMLAEQGSGA from the coding sequence GTGACCACCCAGCTATGGACGGCACCGTGCCCACCCCGACCGGTGTATGCGACTGTGACCGTGCCGGGCTCGAAATCGCAGACCAACCGCGCCCTGGTGCTCTCGGCGCTGGCCGCGGCGACAGGTCAGGGGGCCTCAACCATCCGCGGAGCGCTGCGCAGCCGTGACACCGACCTGATGATCGGCGCACTGACCGCCCTTGGCCTGCACATCGAGGGGCCCGGCGACACGCTGACCGTCGGTGGCCGGCTTTCCCCGGTGCCGAACGCGCGGATCGATTGCGGCCTGGCCGGTACGGTGCTGCGGTTCGTGCCGCCGCTGGCCGCGCTGACCGACGCGACGGTCACATTCGACGGCGACGAACAAGCCCGGGCACGGCCCATCGCACCGCTGCTGGACGCGCTGCGGGGGTTAGGTGTCGGCGTCGAGGGCACTGGCTTGCCGTTTCGGGTGCGGGGCACGGGATCGGTCACCGGCGGCGCGGTGTCGATCGATGCCTCGGCGTCGTCGCAGTTTGTTTCGGGCCTACTGCTGTGCGCGCCCGCGTTCACCGCAGGGCTGACCGTGCGGCACACCGGTCCGACGCTGCCGTCGGCGCCGCACATCGCCATGACGGTGGCGATGCTGCGACAGGCCGGGGTCGACGTCGACGATGCGGCACCGAACCGTTGGCAGGTGCGGCCGGGACGGGTGGAAGCCCTCCGCTGGGACATCGAACCGGATCTGTCCAATGCGTTTGCGTTCCTCGCGGCGGCCGTGGTGACCGGCGGCACGGTGCGAATTTCCGGCTGGCCGGCCGCCAGCATCCAGCCCGCCGACATCATCCTCGACGTCTTGCGCCACGTGAACGCCATTGCCACCCAAACTGCTTCGTATCTCGAGGTGCGCGGGCCGCGGGTGTACGGCGGATTTGACGTCGACTTGGCAGACGTTGGCGAGTTGACGCCGGCGGTGGCGGTGCTCGCGGCGCTGGCCGCACCAGGGTCGGTGTCCAGGCTGAGCGGCATCGCGCATCTGCGCGGCCACGAGACCGACCGGCTCGCGGCGCTGAGCACCGAAATCAATCGCCTGGGCGGAAACTGCCGACAGACCCCTCACGGTCTGGTGATCACCGCGACCCCGCTGCGGCCGGGTATCTGGCGCTCGTATGCCGACCACCGGATGGCAACGGCTGGCGCGATCGTGGGTCTGCGGGTGGCCGGAGTCGAGGTCGACGACATCGCCACCACGGCCAAGACGTTGCCCGACTTTCCGCGGCTGTGGGCTGACATGCTGGCCGAGCAGGGGTCTGGCGCTTGA
- a CDS encoding fatty acid desaturase family protein has protein sequence MAITDIKVFAHLTDADIENLAVELDAIRTDIEDSRGERDARYIRRTIAAQRALEVAGRVLLAASSRRTAWWAGAVTLGVAKIVENMEIGHNVMHGQWDWMNDPEIHSSTWEWDNLGASKHWRYNHNFVHHKYANILGMDDDVGYGMLRVTRDQRWKRHNLFNLLFNTILAIGFEWGVGLQHVEIGKIFKGRAAPEETRRRIREFGRKAARQLVKDYVAFPALTSLSPGATYMSTLKANATANVIRNLWSNAVIFCGHFPDGAEKFSKTDMIGESKGHWYLRQLLGSANFDAGPVMRFMSGNLCHQIEHHLYPDLPSNRLAEISVRVREVCDKYDLPYTTGPFLLQYAKAWRTIAKLSLPDRYLRDSADDAPETRSERMFAGLKGFSGVDPATGRRRGLKSAIATVRGWRRKNRGNPATARRDELAA, from the coding sequence GGTATTCGCCCATCTCACCGATGCCGATATCGAAAACCTGGCCGTCGAACTTGATGCCATCCGCACCGACATAGAAGACTCGCGCGGCGAACGGGACGCCCGCTACATCCGCCGCACCATTGCCGCGCAGCGCGCGCTGGAAGTGGCCGGGCGCGTGCTGCTGGCGGCAAGTTCGCGACGCACGGCGTGGTGGGCGGGCGCGGTGACGCTGGGCGTGGCCAAGATCGTCGAGAACATGGAGATCGGCCACAACGTCATGCACGGGCAGTGGGATTGGATGAACGATCCCGAGATTCATTCCTCGACTTGGGAGTGGGACAACCTGGGCGCGTCCAAGCACTGGCGCTACAACCACAACTTCGTACACCACAAATACGCAAACATTCTCGGGATGGACGACGACGTCGGCTACGGCATGCTGCGGGTCACCCGAGACCAGCGCTGGAAACGGCACAACCTGTTCAACCTGCTGTTCAACACGATTCTGGCGATCGGCTTTGAATGGGGAGTCGGCTTGCAGCACGTGGAGATCGGCAAGATCTTCAAGGGTCGCGCAGCCCCGGAAGAGACCCGGCGCCGGATACGCGAGTTCGGGCGCAAAGCCGCACGACAGCTCGTCAAGGACTATGTCGCGTTCCCGGCGCTGACCTCGCTGTCGCCCGGCGCGACCTATATGTCCACGCTGAAAGCCAACGCAACAGCCAACGTGATCCGCAACCTGTGGTCCAACGCGGTGATCTTCTGCGGCCATTTCCCGGACGGGGCCGAGAAATTCAGCAAGACCGACATGATCGGCGAATCGAAAGGCCACTGGTATCTGCGGCAGCTGCTGGGCAGCGCCAACTTCGACGCCGGACCCGTGATGCGGTTCATGAGCGGCAACCTGTGCCACCAGATCGAACACCACCTGTATCCGGACCTGCCCAGCAACCGGCTCGCCGAGATTTCGGTGCGGGTGCGCGAGGTCTGCGACAAATACGACCTGCCCTATACGACCGGCCCGTTCCTGCTGCAATACGCCAAGGCGTGGCGGACCATCGCCAAGCTGTCGCTGCCGGACCGCTACCTGCGCGACAGCGCCGACGATGCTCCCGAGACCCGTAGCGAGCGGATGTTCGCCGGTCTCAAGGGCTTCAGCGGTGTCGACCCGGCCACTGGTCGCCGGCGCGGGCTGAAGAGCGCGATCGCGACCGTGCGTGGTTGGCGGCGCAAGAATCGCGGCAACCCTGCGACGGCACGGCGCGACGAGTTGGCGGCCTGA